In the Streptomyces sp. NBC_00193 genome, TGGCGGTTCGTGACGGAGGAGGAGGCGGCGGACCTGCTGCCGCAGGTGCGCTACGCGAGGCTCCGGTGGGCCCTGCGGGCACGCGAACGGGGCCGGGCGGCGTACTTGGAGGCGGGACGGGCGGTTCCGTAGACGGGCGGCTCCGGAGCCGGGCACGGGCGCGGGCGCCGGGCGGGAGCGTGGGGGCCGGGGCGTGGGGGCCGGGCGGGGGCGTGAGGGCCGGGGAGGAGCCGACCCCCGGCCCGGCCCGTCGTCCGGATCAGGCGGTCGGGGACGCTGCCGCTCGGGCTGCCGCCAGGAGGGTGGCCGCGGTGTCCGAGGTCACGGGGTCGCCGTGGCCGAAGCAGGCAACCGAAGGGGCCAGCGCGGCGAGGTGGAGCATCGACTCGACGGCCCGGGCGCGGTCCACGTTGAAGACGCCGAGCATCACCTGGCCGACACCGGCGACGCAGTCGCCCGTGAACAGCACGCCGTGCTGCGGGAGATGGACACCGATGCTGCCCGGGGTGTGACCCGGAGCGTGGACGACGACCGCGCCGTCGCCGAAGGGGAGTACCTCGCCGTCCTTCACCTCCCGGTCCACCCGGGTCGGCGGGGCCTCGGGCACCGTCAGGCCGTGTGCGTACAGCGGGAGTTCCCAGTCCAGCAGGACCGGCTCCGGGACCGGCTGCTCGCCGCGGATCACCGGCGCGTCGAGCGCGTGCGCCAGTACCTCGGCGCCCCGGCGCGCGGCGAGTTCGCCCGCCGCTCCGACGTGATCGCGGTGGCAGTGGGTCAGGACGATCCGCTCCAGCCGCTCCGGCAGCAGCCCGAGGGAACGTATCGCCCCTTCGATCGCGTCCGCCGAACCGGCGTGGCCCGCGTCGATCAGGGTCAGGGCCTCACCGTCGCGCCAGAGGTAGGCCTGGCCGATGGGGAAGCGGAGCATGTGGAGGCGGTCGGGAACGACTTCTACGAGATCCATCACCCGAACGTACGAGGACGAACCACGCCGCCGGCGGAGGTTGCGCCGGTAGCGTGGTTCGCCCGTAGCCGAGCGTTCGGGGAACCGCCCGAGACACCGTCAGGCGCGCTTGGACTCCGCGTAGTTGAGGAGGAACAGCGCCTCCGTGACCGACAGGCGCTCCAGCTCCTCCGGGGAGACGCTCTCGTTCACCGCGTGGATCTGCGCCTCGGGTTCGCTCAGGCCGATGAGCAGCATCTCCGCGTCCGGGTACAGCTCGGTCAGCGTGTTGCACAGGGGAATGGAGCCGCCCATGCCGCTGATCTGCATCTCCTGGCCCGGGTAGGCCGCCTTCATGGCCTGCGCCATCGAGGCGTACGCGGGGCTGGTCGTGTCAGCCTGGAACGGCTGTCCCTGGCCGACGACTTCGAGCTCCAGGCGCGCCTTCCACGGGGTGTGCGCCACCAGGTGGGCCTCCAGCAGCTTGATCGCCTCCGCCGTGTCCACGCCCGGCGGCACCCGCAGGCTCACCAGCGCGCCCGCGCTCGCGTGCACCGAGGGGGTGGCACTGGCCAGCGGCGGGGAGTCGATGGCCAGCACGGTGACGGCCGGCCGGGACCACAGCCGGTCCGCGATCGTGCCCTCGCCGATCAGCTCGACCCCGTCGAGCACCTTCGCGTCGGAGCGGTAGTCGGCCTCCGGGTACTGGAGCCCCTCCCACACACCGTCCGAAGCCAGCCCGTCCACCGTGGTCGAACCGTCCGGCGCGCGCAGCGAGGCCAGCAGCTGGATCAGGGCGGCCATCGCGTCGGGGGCGGCCCCGCCGAACATGCCGGAGTGCAGGTTGCCGCCCAGGGTGTCGATCTTGACCTTCAGCAGGCACATGCCGCGCAGGGTCGCGGTGACCGTCGGCAGGCCCGTACGGAAGTTGCCCGCGTCGCCGATCACGACGGCGTCGGCGGCCAGCAGTTCGGGGTGGGCCGTCGCGTACTGCTGGAGACCGCCGGTGCCCTGCTCCTCCGAACCCTCGACGATCACCTTCACGTTCACCGGGACGCCGCCGTTGGCCTTCAGGGCGCGCAGCGCGAGCAGGTGCAGGATGAACCCGCCTTTGCAGTCGGCGCTGCCGCGCCCGTACCAGCGGCCGTTCCGCTCGGTCAGCTCGAAGGCGGGGGAGATCCAGGCCGCGTCGTCCAGCGGGGGCTGCACGTCGTAGTGCGCGTACAGCAGGACGGTCGGCGCGTCCGCCGGGCCGGGCAGGAACCCGTACACCGACTGGGTGCCGTCGGGGGTGTCGAGCAGCGCCACGTCCTGGAAGCCCTCGGTGCGCAGCGCGTCGGCGACCCAGTTCGCGGCGGCCTGGCTCTCGCTCTGGGGGAAATTGGCCCAGTCCGCCACCGACTGGAAAGCCACCAGCTCGGACAGCTCCTGCTTGGCGCGGGGCATCAGCGAGGCGACGGTCTCGGCGATCGGATGAGACGGCATGGGCACGCTCCTCTTGGGTGCGACGTTGGTGTACGTGTACGGGTTACGTATACGCCTCCCGCATGCGCGGGGTGTGCGTATGCGGGCTACGGCAAAAGACTCTTCCGATCCTCGCACAACGGGGCAGTCGATCTCGCGCCGTAGGATTTCCCCGGCATCGGAGCAACGGCATGAACCGCATGATCAGGAGCAGCAGCACATCGTGAGCAGCGACGAGAGCGACAGCGGCGACGTACGCGACGCGGCGGCAGGACAGACCGCTCAGGGGGCGGACGCGCAGACGGCCGGGACGACCGGCGAGGTGTGGGACGTGGTCGTGGTCGGGGCGGGGCCGGCCGGGTCCTCGGCCGCGCACGCGGCGGCCGCCGCGGGACGGCGCGTTCTGCTGTTGGAGAAGGCGGAACTGCCCCGGTACAAGACCTGTGGCGGAGGGATCATCGGCCCCTCGCGCGATGCGCTGCCGCCGGGATTCGTGCTCCCCTTCAAGGACCGCGTCCACGCGGTCACCTTTTCCCTGGACGGGAAGTATCCCCGGACCAGGCGCTCCAAGCAGATGTTGTTCGGGCTGATCAACCGGCCCGAGTTCGACGCGGCGCTGGTCGCCGAGGCGGAGAAGGCCGGCGCCACGGTCCGTACGGGTACGGCCGTCGCGCGCGTGGAACAGCACGGGGCGTCCGTACCCGACCGGCGCACCGTCGCGGTGGTCCTCGCCGACGGCGAGACCGTGCTGGCCCGGGCCGTGGTCGGCGCGGACGGCAGCGCGAGCCGGATCGGCGCGCACGTCGGCGTCGAGATGGACCAGGTCGACCTCGGCCTGGAAGCGGAGATTCCCGTCCCGGAGACGGTCGCCGCGGACTGGAAGGGCCGGGTCCTCATCGACTGGGGGCCGCTGCCCGGCAGCTACGGCTGGGTCTTCCCCAAGGGCGACACCCTCACCGTCGGGGTCATCTCGGCGAAGGGCGAGGGCGCCGCGACCAAGCGGTACCTGGACGACTTCATCGCCCGGCTGGGCCTGTCCGGCTTCGAACCGGCGCTCTCCTCCGGGCACTTGACCCGCTGCCGGAAGCCCGGATCGCCGCTTTCGCGCGGCCGGGTCCTGGTCGCGGGCGACGCGGCCGGACTGCTGGAGCCGTGGACCCGGGAGGGCATCTCCTTCGCGCTGCGCTCGGGGCGGCTCGCCGGGGAGTGGGCCGTGAAGATCTCCGAGGCGCAGGACGCCGTGGACGCGCGCCGCCAGGCCCTCAACTACGCCTTCGCCGTCAAGGCCGGGCTGGGCGTGGAGATGGGCGTCGGCAAGCGGATGCTGGAACTCTTCGAGGCCAAGCCGGGCCTGCTGCACGCGGCGATCACCGGCTTCCGGCCGGCCTGGCTGGCCTTCGCGCGGATCGCGCGGGGGTCGCTGACGCTGGCCGAGATGGTGCGTACGTACCCGCTGGCGCGCAAGGCGCTGCACGTGCTGGACGCGCGGCAGGCGCGGAGCCGGGGTGCGGGGCCGGGCGGGGCCGGCGTCGAGTCCGGGGCGGAGTCGGGTTCCGAGTCCGGGTCCGGCTCCGGGTCGGGGTCGGGGTCGGGTTCCGGGTCCGAGGAGCAGGGCGGAGCCCAGGGAGGGGCCAAGGGCTGAGCCCGGGTCCGTTCCCGGGCTGAAGTCGCCGTCCCCGGTGGGAGAACGGCGGCGTCGAAGTGCGGAGTGTGGCGGTCTTGCCGGTATGCCGGCGAGGCCGCCGCCGCGTTTTTCGGGGGCGGGTGGTCAGGAGGTGAGGGTGATGCGGAAGACCGGGTGGTCGGGGGCGGCGGCCTGGAGTTCGGGCTCCGAGGACTTCGCCGTGACCCCGTTGAAGAACCGGTTGACCTCCCAGCCCCACTTCTTCAGGTAGCCGCGCAGTACGACGGCCTGCTCGGCGGGGTCGGTGATCTCGGTGACGGTGAAGGTCTGCACCGTGCGGCCCAGACGGAGTTCGCCGCCGCCCGCGGCGCGCATGTTGCGGACCCACTGGGAGTGGCCGCGGGCGGAGACCAGGTACTGGGTGCCGTCCTGGTGGTACGGGTTCACCGGGATCCGCTGCA is a window encoding:
- a CDS encoding MBL fold metallo-hydrolase — its product is MDLVEVVPDRLHMLRFPIGQAYLWRDGEALTLIDAGHAGSADAIEGAIRSLGLLPERLERIVLTHCHRDHVGAAGELAARRGAEVLAHALDAPVIRGEQPVPEPVLLDWELPLYAHGLTVPEAPPTRVDREVKDGEVLPFGDGAVVVHAPGHTPGSIGVHLPQHGVLFTGDCVAGVGQVMLGVFNVDRARAVESMLHLAALAPSVACFGHGDPVTSDTAATLLAAARAAASPTA
- a CDS encoding dipeptidase — protein: MPSHPIAETVASLMPRAKQELSELVAFQSVADWANFPQSESQAAANWVADALRTEGFQDVALLDTPDGTQSVYGFLPGPADAPTVLLYAHYDVQPPLDDAAWISPAFELTERNGRWYGRGSADCKGGFILHLLALRALKANGGVPVNVKVIVEGSEEQGTGGLQQYATAHPELLAADAVVIGDAGNFRTGLPTVTATLRGMCLLKVKIDTLGGNLHSGMFGGAAPDAMAALIQLLASLRAPDGSTTVDGLASDGVWEGLQYPEADYRSDAKVLDGVELIGEGTIADRLWSRPAVTVLAIDSPPLASATPSVHASAGALVSLRVPPGVDTAEAIKLLEAHLVAHTPWKARLELEVVGQGQPFQADTTSPAYASMAQAMKAAYPGQEMQISGMGGSIPLCNTLTELYPDAEMLLIGLSEPEAQIHAVNESVSPEELERLSVTEALFLLNYAESKRA
- a CDS encoding geranylgeranyl reductase family protein, whose amino-acid sequence is MWDVVVVGAGPAGSSAAHAAAAAGRRVLLLEKAELPRYKTCGGGIIGPSRDALPPGFVLPFKDRVHAVTFSLDGKYPRTRRSKQMLFGLINRPEFDAALVAEAEKAGATVRTGTAVARVEQHGASVPDRRTVAVVLADGETVLARAVVGADGSASRIGAHVGVEMDQVDLGLEAEIPVPETVAADWKGRVLIDWGPLPGSYGWVFPKGDTLTVGVISAKGEGAATKRYLDDFIARLGLSGFEPALSSGHLTRCRKPGSPLSRGRVLVAGDAAGLLEPWTREGISFALRSGRLAGEWAVKISEAQDAVDARRQALNYAFAVKAGLGVEMGVGKRMLELFEAKPGLLHAAITGFRPAWLAFARIARGSLTLAEMVRTYPLARKALHVLDARQARSRGAGPGGAGVESGAESGSESGSGSGSGSGSGSGSEEQGGAQGGAKG
- a CDS encoding nitroreductase/quinone reductase family protein, with amino-acid sequence MNAPKPYYVQAGPLGIRFNALIGKLARLGMSLAGTAELSVRGRTSGTMQRIPVNPYHQDGTQYLVSARGHSQWVRNMRAAGGGELRLGRTVQTFTVTEITDPAEQAVVLRGYLKKWGWEVNRFFNGVTAKSSEPELQAAAPDHPVFRITLTS